A single window of Mangifera indica cultivar Alphonso chromosome 18, CATAS_Mindica_2.1, whole genome shotgun sequence DNA harbors:
- the LOC123201525 gene encoding ecotropic viral integration site 5 protein homolog isoform X1 has translation MRENLFNLIPNFEQEHRRDAYGFALRPQHVERYIEYADIYKEEEEERSQKWKNFIEQQEATQPNSPEEKYEELSHAEAAKLNEETVSLKGEGSKAETTKLNERTVHDVDNEENKAEATKLIEDTISRSGSETENSEDTKLKEEILLERRRENECDNTETVSERGIEVDNTGPENLKEETVSEKTVEVDNKGGATDLKVDTVSERGVEVDKAEGTELKEETVSKRGGEGHDSSRNSVSDGPTKIDPKKEQLSKETKARKVQTWAQIRPSLSSIESMMGFRVKRRKDMKGEQITKSEDHLPSIDEARLLEEESEEGIKEKFCVTETPNERDLKSSTESAPGNDVSPEPYFPWKEELECLVRGGVPKDLRGELWQAFVGVKARRVERYYQDLLAQETNVDESKEHDDTSGVPKKWKRQIEKDIPRTFPGHPALNENGRDSLRRLLLAYARHNPSVGYCQAMNFFAGILLLLMPEENAFWTFVGIIDDYFDGYYTEEMVESQVDQLVFEELVRERFPKLVNHLDYLGVQVTWISGPWFLSIFVNMLPWESVLRVWDVLLYEGNRVMLFRTALALMELYGPALVTTKDAGDAITLLQSLAGSTFDSSQLVLTACMGYLTVTEAKLQELREKHRPAVLVVVEERSKGSRVWKDPKGVASKLYSFKHDRESVIEKNKTTEELGGALARRESHTKTPSSTLDDLLSEATINSELDSLPDLQEQVVWLKVELCRVLEEKRSAVLRAEELETALMEMVKHDNRRELSARIEQLEQELAGLQQSLDDKKEQESAMLQVLLRVEQEQKITEDARRTAEQDAAAQKYAVTMLQEKYEKAMASIAQMEKRVVMAESMLEATMKYESGQSKAVSAPGPMDNHGAPVDSIRRKIGIFSWLDRNKVARKAQ, from the exons ATGCGGGAAAATCTCTTCAATCTCATCCCCAACTTCGAACAAGAACACAGGAG AGACGCCTATGGATTCGCTCTGAGACCTCAGCATGTTGAAAGATATATAGAGTACGCTGATATCTACAAG gaagaggaagaggaaagaTCACAAAAATGGAAGAATTTCATTGAACAACAAGAAGCTACTCAACCAAACTCGCCCGAAGAGAAATATGAGGAGTTATCGCATGCTGAAGCTGCTAAGTTGAATGAAGAGACAGTTTCCCTGAAGGGTGAAGGGAGCAAAGCTGAAACTACCAAGCTGAATGAGAGAACTGTGCATGACGTAGACAATGAAGAGAACAAGGCTGAAGCTACTAAGTTGATAGAGGATACTATATCAAGGAGTGGAAGTGAAACAGAAAACAGTGAAGACACTAAGTTGAAAGAAGAGATTTTGCtagagagaaggagagagaatGAGTGTGATAATACTGAGACTGTTTCAGAGAGGGGCATAGAAGTAGACAACACTGGGcctgaaaatttgaaagaagAGACTGTTTCAGAGAAGACTGTGGAAGTAGATAATAAGGGCGGAGCTACTGACTTGAAAGTAGACACTGTTTCAGAGAGGGGTGTGGAAGTAGACAAGGCCGAAGGTACTGAGTTGAAGGAAGAGACTGTCTCGAAGAGAGGTGGGGAAGGGCATGACTCAAGTCGGAACTCTGTTTCTGATGGTCCTACTAAAATTGACCCCAAAAAGGAGCaactttcaaaagaaacaaaggCCCGTAAGGTCCAAACATGGGCTCAGATTAGACCATCACTATCTTCCATTGAGAGTATGATGGGTTTTCGTGTGAAGAGAAGAAAGGACATGAAAGGTGAGCAGATAACCAAAAGTGAAGACCATCTTCCATCAATAGATGAAGCAAGATTATTAGAAGAGGAATCTGAGGAGGGAATCAAGGAAAAATTCTGTGTTACTGAGACACCAAATGAGAGGGATCTGAAGAGTAGCACAGAAAGTGCTCCAGGAAATGATGTCTCACCTGAGCCATACTTTCCTTGGAAAGAAGAACTGGAGTGCCTTGTTCGAGGGGGAGTGCCAAAGGATCTCAGAGGAGAG TTATGGCAGGCATTTGTTGGTGTTAAGGCACGACGAGTGGAAAGATATTATCAGGATTTGCTGGCGCAAGAAACCAATGTTGATGAAAGCAAAGAGCATGATGATACATCTGGTGTACCCAAGAAATGGAAAAGGCAGATTGAGAAG GACATACCACGGACTTTTCCGGGCCATCCTGCACTGAATGAGAATGGTAGGGATTCCTTGAGGCGTTTACTTTTAGCATATGCTCGACATAATCCTTCTGTTGGGTACTGCCAG GCAATGAATTTCTTTGCTGGCATATTGCTACTTCTGATGCCAGAGGAAAATGCATTTTG GACCTTTGTTGGAATTATTGACGATTATTTTGATGGGTACTATACAGAAGAGATGGTTGAATCTCAG GTTGACCAACTTGTCTTCGAGGAGCTGGTCCGCGAAAGATTTCCTAAATTGG TTAATCATCTGGATTACTTGGGAGTGCAGGTGACATGGATCTCTGGACCTTGGTTCCTTTCCATTTTTGTGAATATGCTTCCTTGGGAAAGTG TTCTTCGAGTTTGGGACGTTCTTCTTTACGAAGGAAATCGTGTTATGCTATTCCGGACAGCCCTTGCATTGATGGAGTTATATG GTCCTGCATTAGTTACAACTAAAGACGCTGGGGACGCCATTACTTTGTTGCAGTCCCTAGCTGGATCAACATTTGATAGCAGTCAGCTTGTTTTGACTGCTTGCATGGGCTATTTGACTGTGACTGAAGCCAAATTGCAAGAATTGAGAGAAAAGCATAGACCTGCTGTACTAGTGGTAGTAGAGGAAAGATCAAAAGGGAGTCGAGTTTGGAAAGATCCAAAGGGGGTTGCATCGAAGCTGTATAGTTTTAAACATGACCGTGAGTCagttatagagaaaaataagacAACTGAAGAGTTAGGTGGTGCACTTGCACGTAGAGAATCTCATACGAAGACTCCTTCCTCAACTTTAGATGATTTACTTAGTGAAGCAACTATCAACTCTGAATTAGATTCACTACCAGATCTTCAAGAACAG GTGGTTTGGTTGAAAGTAGAGTTGTGCAGGGTACTGGAGGAGAAAAGATCTGCTGTACTAAG AGCCGAAGAGCTGGAGACAGCACTTATGGAGATGGTCAAACATGACAATCGACGTGAATTGAGTGCAAGG ATTGAGCAGTTGGAACAAGAGTTGGCTGGGCTGCAGCAATCTCTAGATGACAAGAAAGAACAAGAATCTGCAATGCTTCAG GTCCTTCTGCGGGTAGAGCAAGAGCAAAAAATAACTGAAGATGCTCGTAGAACTGCAGAGCAAGATGCAGCTGCTCAGAAATATGCAGTTACCATGCTTCAG GAAAAATATGAGAAGGCTATGGCTTCCATTGCTCAGATGGAGAAGAGGGTTGTTATGGCAGAATCAATGCTGGAGGCTACCATGAAATATGAATCTGGCCAATCTAAAGCAGTATCTGCTCCAGG GCCTATGGACAACCATGGAGCCCCAGTTGACAGCATCAGAAGAAAGATAGGTATATTTAGTTGGCTCGACAGGAACAAG GTGGCAAGAAAGGCCCAGTGA
- the LOC123201525 gene encoding ecotropic viral integration site 5 protein homolog isoform X4 → MLLSLLSRRSLEVDSRDAYGFALRPQHVERYIEYADIYKEEEEERSQKWKNFIEQQEATQPNSPEEKYEELSHAEAAKLNEETVSLKGEGSKAETTKLNERTVHDVDNEENKAEATKLIEDTISRSGSETENSEDTKLKEEILLERRRENECDNTETVSERGIEVDNTGPENLKEETVSEKTVEVDNKGGATDLKVDTVSERGVEVDKAEGTELKEETVSKRGGEGHDSSRNSVSDGPTKIDPKKEQLSKETKARKVQTWAQIRPSLSSIESMMGFRVKRRKDMKGEQITKSEDHLPSIDEARLLEEESEEGIKEKFCVTETPNERDLKSSTESAPGNDVSPEPYFPWKEELECLVRGGVPKDLRGELWQAFVGVKARRVERYYQDLLAQETNVDESKEHDDTSGVPKKWKRQIEKDIPRTFPGHPALNENGRDSLRRLLLAYARHNPSVGYCQAMNFFAGILLLLMPEENAFWTFVGIIDDYFDGYYTEEMVESQVDQLVFEELVRERFPKLVNHLDYLGVQVTWISGPWFLSIFVNMLPWESVLRVWDVLLYEGNRVMLFRTALALMELYGPALVTTKDAGDAITLLQSLAGSTFDSSQLVLTACMGYLTVTEAKLQELREKHRPAVLVVVEERSKGSRVWKDPKGVASKLYSFKHDRESVIEKNKTTEELGGALARRESHTKTPSSTLDDLLSEATINSELDSLPDLQEQVVWLKVELCRVLEEKRSAVLRAEELETALMEMVKHDNRRELSARIEQLEQELAGLQQSLDDKKEQESAMLQVLLRVEQEQKITEDARRTAEQDAAAQKYAVTMLQEKYEKAMASIAQMEKRVVMAESMLEATMKYESGQSKAVSAPGPMDNHGAPVDSIRRKIGIFSWLDRNKVARKAQ, encoded by the exons ATGTTATTATCCTTGTTGAGTAGGCGCTCATTGGAAGTTGATTCCAG AGACGCCTATGGATTCGCTCTGAGACCTCAGCATGTTGAAAGATATATAGAGTACGCTGATATCTACAAG gaagaggaagaggaaagaTCACAAAAATGGAAGAATTTCATTGAACAACAAGAAGCTACTCAACCAAACTCGCCCGAAGAGAAATATGAGGAGTTATCGCATGCTGAAGCTGCTAAGTTGAATGAAGAGACAGTTTCCCTGAAGGGTGAAGGGAGCAAAGCTGAAACTACCAAGCTGAATGAGAGAACTGTGCATGACGTAGACAATGAAGAGAACAAGGCTGAAGCTACTAAGTTGATAGAGGATACTATATCAAGGAGTGGAAGTGAAACAGAAAACAGTGAAGACACTAAGTTGAAAGAAGAGATTTTGCtagagagaaggagagagaatGAGTGTGATAATACTGAGACTGTTTCAGAGAGGGGCATAGAAGTAGACAACACTGGGcctgaaaatttgaaagaagAGACTGTTTCAGAGAAGACTGTGGAAGTAGATAATAAGGGCGGAGCTACTGACTTGAAAGTAGACACTGTTTCAGAGAGGGGTGTGGAAGTAGACAAGGCCGAAGGTACTGAGTTGAAGGAAGAGACTGTCTCGAAGAGAGGTGGGGAAGGGCATGACTCAAGTCGGAACTCTGTTTCTGATGGTCCTACTAAAATTGACCCCAAAAAGGAGCaactttcaaaagaaacaaaggCCCGTAAGGTCCAAACATGGGCTCAGATTAGACCATCACTATCTTCCATTGAGAGTATGATGGGTTTTCGTGTGAAGAGAAGAAAGGACATGAAAGGTGAGCAGATAACCAAAAGTGAAGACCATCTTCCATCAATAGATGAAGCAAGATTATTAGAAGAGGAATCTGAGGAGGGAATCAAGGAAAAATTCTGTGTTACTGAGACACCAAATGAGAGGGATCTGAAGAGTAGCACAGAAAGTGCTCCAGGAAATGATGTCTCACCTGAGCCATACTTTCCTTGGAAAGAAGAACTGGAGTGCCTTGTTCGAGGGGGAGTGCCAAAGGATCTCAGAGGAGAG TTATGGCAGGCATTTGTTGGTGTTAAGGCACGACGAGTGGAAAGATATTATCAGGATTTGCTGGCGCAAGAAACCAATGTTGATGAAAGCAAAGAGCATGATGATACATCTGGTGTACCCAAGAAATGGAAAAGGCAGATTGAGAAG GACATACCACGGACTTTTCCGGGCCATCCTGCACTGAATGAGAATGGTAGGGATTCCTTGAGGCGTTTACTTTTAGCATATGCTCGACATAATCCTTCTGTTGGGTACTGCCAG GCAATGAATTTCTTTGCTGGCATATTGCTACTTCTGATGCCAGAGGAAAATGCATTTTG GACCTTTGTTGGAATTATTGACGATTATTTTGATGGGTACTATACAGAAGAGATGGTTGAATCTCAG GTTGACCAACTTGTCTTCGAGGAGCTGGTCCGCGAAAGATTTCCTAAATTGG TTAATCATCTGGATTACTTGGGAGTGCAGGTGACATGGATCTCTGGACCTTGGTTCCTTTCCATTTTTGTGAATATGCTTCCTTGGGAAAGTG TTCTTCGAGTTTGGGACGTTCTTCTTTACGAAGGAAATCGTGTTATGCTATTCCGGACAGCCCTTGCATTGATGGAGTTATATG GTCCTGCATTAGTTACAACTAAAGACGCTGGGGACGCCATTACTTTGTTGCAGTCCCTAGCTGGATCAACATTTGATAGCAGTCAGCTTGTTTTGACTGCTTGCATGGGCTATTTGACTGTGACTGAAGCCAAATTGCAAGAATTGAGAGAAAAGCATAGACCTGCTGTACTAGTGGTAGTAGAGGAAAGATCAAAAGGGAGTCGAGTTTGGAAAGATCCAAAGGGGGTTGCATCGAAGCTGTATAGTTTTAAACATGACCGTGAGTCagttatagagaaaaataagacAACTGAAGAGTTAGGTGGTGCACTTGCACGTAGAGAATCTCATACGAAGACTCCTTCCTCAACTTTAGATGATTTACTTAGTGAAGCAACTATCAACTCTGAATTAGATTCACTACCAGATCTTCAAGAACAG GTGGTTTGGTTGAAAGTAGAGTTGTGCAGGGTACTGGAGGAGAAAAGATCTGCTGTACTAAG AGCCGAAGAGCTGGAGACAGCACTTATGGAGATGGTCAAACATGACAATCGACGTGAATTGAGTGCAAGG ATTGAGCAGTTGGAACAAGAGTTGGCTGGGCTGCAGCAATCTCTAGATGACAAGAAAGAACAAGAATCTGCAATGCTTCAG GTCCTTCTGCGGGTAGAGCAAGAGCAAAAAATAACTGAAGATGCTCGTAGAACTGCAGAGCAAGATGCAGCTGCTCAGAAATATGCAGTTACCATGCTTCAG GAAAAATATGAGAAGGCTATGGCTTCCATTGCTCAGATGGAGAAGAGGGTTGTTATGGCAGAATCAATGCTGGAGGCTACCATGAAATATGAATCTGGCCAATCTAAAGCAGTATCTGCTCCAGG GCCTATGGACAACCATGGAGCCCCAGTTGACAGCATCAGAAGAAAGATAGGTATATTTAGTTGGCTCGACAGGAACAAG GTGGCAAGAAAGGCCCAGTGA
- the LOC123201525 gene encoding TBC1 domain family member 30-like isoform X3, translated as MRENLFNLIPNFEQEHRRDAYGFALRPQHVERYIEYADIYKEEEEERSQKWKNFIEQQEATQPNSPEEKYEELSHAEAAKLNEETVSLKGEGSKAETTKLNERTVHDVDNEENKAEATKLIEDTISRSGSETENSEDTKLKEEILLERRRENECDNTETVSERGIEVDNTGPENLKEETVSEKTVEVDNKGGATDLKVDTVSERGVEVDKAEGTELKEETVSKRGGEGHDSSRNSVSDGPTKIDPKKEQLSKETKARKVQTWAQIRPSLSSIESMMGFRVKRRKDMKGEQITKSEDHLPSIDEARLLEEESEEGIKEKFCVTETPNERDLKSSTESAPGNDVSPEPYFPWKEELECLVRGGVPKDLRGELWQAFVGVKARRVERYYQDLLAQETNVDESKEHDDTSGVPKKWKRQIEKDIPRTFPGHPALNENGRDSLRRLLLAYARHNPSVGYCQAMNFFAGILLLLMPEENAFWTFVGIIDDYFDGYYTEEMVESQVDQLVFEELVRERFPKLVNHLDYLGVQVTWISGPWFLSIFVNMLPWESVLRVWDVLLYEGNRVMLFRTALALMELYGPALVTTKDAGDAITLLQSLAGSTFDSSQLVLTACMGYLTVTEAKLQELREKHRPAVLVVVEERSKGSRVWKDPKGVASKLYSFKHDRESVIEKNKTTEELGGALARRESHTKTPSSTLDDLLSEATINSELDSLPDLQEQTS; from the exons ATGCGGGAAAATCTCTTCAATCTCATCCCCAACTTCGAACAAGAACACAGGAG AGACGCCTATGGATTCGCTCTGAGACCTCAGCATGTTGAAAGATATATAGAGTACGCTGATATCTACAAG gaagaggaagaggaaagaTCACAAAAATGGAAGAATTTCATTGAACAACAAGAAGCTACTCAACCAAACTCGCCCGAAGAGAAATATGAGGAGTTATCGCATGCTGAAGCTGCTAAGTTGAATGAAGAGACAGTTTCCCTGAAGGGTGAAGGGAGCAAAGCTGAAACTACCAAGCTGAATGAGAGAACTGTGCATGACGTAGACAATGAAGAGAACAAGGCTGAAGCTACTAAGTTGATAGAGGATACTATATCAAGGAGTGGAAGTGAAACAGAAAACAGTGAAGACACTAAGTTGAAAGAAGAGATTTTGCtagagagaaggagagagaatGAGTGTGATAATACTGAGACTGTTTCAGAGAGGGGCATAGAAGTAGACAACACTGGGcctgaaaatttgaaagaagAGACTGTTTCAGAGAAGACTGTGGAAGTAGATAATAAGGGCGGAGCTACTGACTTGAAAGTAGACACTGTTTCAGAGAGGGGTGTGGAAGTAGACAAGGCCGAAGGTACTGAGTTGAAGGAAGAGACTGTCTCGAAGAGAGGTGGGGAAGGGCATGACTCAAGTCGGAACTCTGTTTCTGATGGTCCTACTAAAATTGACCCCAAAAAGGAGCaactttcaaaagaaacaaaggCCCGTAAGGTCCAAACATGGGCTCAGATTAGACCATCACTATCTTCCATTGAGAGTATGATGGGTTTTCGTGTGAAGAGAAGAAAGGACATGAAAGGTGAGCAGATAACCAAAAGTGAAGACCATCTTCCATCAATAGATGAAGCAAGATTATTAGAAGAGGAATCTGAGGAGGGAATCAAGGAAAAATTCTGTGTTACTGAGACACCAAATGAGAGGGATCTGAAGAGTAGCACAGAAAGTGCTCCAGGAAATGATGTCTCACCTGAGCCATACTTTCCTTGGAAAGAAGAACTGGAGTGCCTTGTTCGAGGGGGAGTGCCAAAGGATCTCAGAGGAGAG TTATGGCAGGCATTTGTTGGTGTTAAGGCACGACGAGTGGAAAGATATTATCAGGATTTGCTGGCGCAAGAAACCAATGTTGATGAAAGCAAAGAGCATGATGATACATCTGGTGTACCCAAGAAATGGAAAAGGCAGATTGAGAAG GACATACCACGGACTTTTCCGGGCCATCCTGCACTGAATGAGAATGGTAGGGATTCCTTGAGGCGTTTACTTTTAGCATATGCTCGACATAATCCTTCTGTTGGGTACTGCCAG GCAATGAATTTCTTTGCTGGCATATTGCTACTTCTGATGCCAGAGGAAAATGCATTTTG GACCTTTGTTGGAATTATTGACGATTATTTTGATGGGTACTATACAGAAGAGATGGTTGAATCTCAG GTTGACCAACTTGTCTTCGAGGAGCTGGTCCGCGAAAGATTTCCTAAATTGG TTAATCATCTGGATTACTTGGGAGTGCAGGTGACATGGATCTCTGGACCTTGGTTCCTTTCCATTTTTGTGAATATGCTTCCTTGGGAAAGTG TTCTTCGAGTTTGGGACGTTCTTCTTTACGAAGGAAATCGTGTTATGCTATTCCGGACAGCCCTTGCATTGATGGAGTTATATG GTCCTGCATTAGTTACAACTAAAGACGCTGGGGACGCCATTACTTTGTTGCAGTCCCTAGCTGGATCAACATTTGATAGCAGTCAGCTTGTTTTGACTGCTTGCATGGGCTATTTGACTGTGACTGAAGCCAAATTGCAAGAATTGAGAGAAAAGCATAGACCTGCTGTACTAGTGGTAGTAGAGGAAAGATCAAAAGGGAGTCGAGTTTGGAAAGATCCAAAGGGGGTTGCATCGAAGCTGTATAGTTTTAAACATGACCGTGAGTCagttatagagaaaaataagacAACTGAAGAGTTAGGTGGTGCACTTGCACGTAGAGAATCTCATACGAAGACTCCTTCCTCAACTTTAGATGATTTACTTAGTGAAGCAACTATCAACTCTGAATTAGATTCACTACCAGATCTTCAAGAACAG ACAAGTTGA
- the LOC123201525 gene encoding TBC1 domain family member 30-like isoform X2 — MRENLFNLIPNFEQEHRRDAYGFALRPQHVERYIEYADIYKEEEEERSQKWKNFIEQQEATQPNSPEEKYEELSHAEAAKLNEETVSLKGEGSKAETTKLNERTVHDVDNEENKAEATKLIEDTISRSGSETENSEDTKLKEEILLERRRENECDNTETVSERGIEVDNTGPENLKEETVSEKTVEVDNKGGATDLKVDTVSERGVEVDKAEGTELKEETVSKRGGEGHDSSRNSVSDGPTKIDPKKEQLSKETKARKVQTWAQIRPSLSSIESMMGFRVKRRKDMKGEQITKSEDHLPSIDEARLLEEESEEGIKEKFCVTETPNERDLKSSTESAPGNDVSPEPYFPWKEELECLVRGGVPKDLRGELWQAFVGVKARRVERYYQDLLAQETNVDESKEHDDTSGVPKKWKRQIEKDIPRTFPGHPALNENGRDSLRRLLLAYARHNPSVGYCQAMNFFAGILLLLMPEENAFWTFVGIIDDYFDGYYTEEMVESQVDQLVFEELVRERFPKLVNHLDYLGVQVTWISGPWFLSIFVNMLPWESVLRVWDVLLYEGNRVMLFRTALALMELYGPALVTTKDAGDAITLLQSLAGSTFDSSQLVLTACMGYLTVTEAKLQELREKHRPAVLVVVEERSKGSRVWKDPKGVASKLYSFKHDRESVIEKNKTTEELGGALARRESHTKTPSSTLDDLLSEATINSELDSLPDLQEQVALS, encoded by the exons ATGCGGGAAAATCTCTTCAATCTCATCCCCAACTTCGAACAAGAACACAGGAG AGACGCCTATGGATTCGCTCTGAGACCTCAGCATGTTGAAAGATATATAGAGTACGCTGATATCTACAAG gaagaggaagaggaaagaTCACAAAAATGGAAGAATTTCATTGAACAACAAGAAGCTACTCAACCAAACTCGCCCGAAGAGAAATATGAGGAGTTATCGCATGCTGAAGCTGCTAAGTTGAATGAAGAGACAGTTTCCCTGAAGGGTGAAGGGAGCAAAGCTGAAACTACCAAGCTGAATGAGAGAACTGTGCATGACGTAGACAATGAAGAGAACAAGGCTGAAGCTACTAAGTTGATAGAGGATACTATATCAAGGAGTGGAAGTGAAACAGAAAACAGTGAAGACACTAAGTTGAAAGAAGAGATTTTGCtagagagaaggagagagaatGAGTGTGATAATACTGAGACTGTTTCAGAGAGGGGCATAGAAGTAGACAACACTGGGcctgaaaatttgaaagaagAGACTGTTTCAGAGAAGACTGTGGAAGTAGATAATAAGGGCGGAGCTACTGACTTGAAAGTAGACACTGTTTCAGAGAGGGGTGTGGAAGTAGACAAGGCCGAAGGTACTGAGTTGAAGGAAGAGACTGTCTCGAAGAGAGGTGGGGAAGGGCATGACTCAAGTCGGAACTCTGTTTCTGATGGTCCTACTAAAATTGACCCCAAAAAGGAGCaactttcaaaagaaacaaaggCCCGTAAGGTCCAAACATGGGCTCAGATTAGACCATCACTATCTTCCATTGAGAGTATGATGGGTTTTCGTGTGAAGAGAAGAAAGGACATGAAAGGTGAGCAGATAACCAAAAGTGAAGACCATCTTCCATCAATAGATGAAGCAAGATTATTAGAAGAGGAATCTGAGGAGGGAATCAAGGAAAAATTCTGTGTTACTGAGACACCAAATGAGAGGGATCTGAAGAGTAGCACAGAAAGTGCTCCAGGAAATGATGTCTCACCTGAGCCATACTTTCCTTGGAAAGAAGAACTGGAGTGCCTTGTTCGAGGGGGAGTGCCAAAGGATCTCAGAGGAGAG TTATGGCAGGCATTTGTTGGTGTTAAGGCACGACGAGTGGAAAGATATTATCAGGATTTGCTGGCGCAAGAAACCAATGTTGATGAAAGCAAAGAGCATGATGATACATCTGGTGTACCCAAGAAATGGAAAAGGCAGATTGAGAAG GACATACCACGGACTTTTCCGGGCCATCCTGCACTGAATGAGAATGGTAGGGATTCCTTGAGGCGTTTACTTTTAGCATATGCTCGACATAATCCTTCTGTTGGGTACTGCCAG GCAATGAATTTCTTTGCTGGCATATTGCTACTTCTGATGCCAGAGGAAAATGCATTTTG GACCTTTGTTGGAATTATTGACGATTATTTTGATGGGTACTATACAGAAGAGATGGTTGAATCTCAG GTTGACCAACTTGTCTTCGAGGAGCTGGTCCGCGAAAGATTTCCTAAATTGG TTAATCATCTGGATTACTTGGGAGTGCAGGTGACATGGATCTCTGGACCTTGGTTCCTTTCCATTTTTGTGAATATGCTTCCTTGGGAAAGTG TTCTTCGAGTTTGGGACGTTCTTCTTTACGAAGGAAATCGTGTTATGCTATTCCGGACAGCCCTTGCATTGATGGAGTTATATG GTCCTGCATTAGTTACAACTAAAGACGCTGGGGACGCCATTACTTTGTTGCAGTCCCTAGCTGGATCAACATTTGATAGCAGTCAGCTTGTTTTGACTGCTTGCATGGGCTATTTGACTGTGACTGAAGCCAAATTGCAAGAATTGAGAGAAAAGCATAGACCTGCTGTACTAGTGGTAGTAGAGGAAAGATCAAAAGGGAGTCGAGTTTGGAAAGATCCAAAGGGGGTTGCATCGAAGCTGTATAGTTTTAAACATGACCGTGAGTCagttatagagaaaaataagacAACTGAAGAGTTAGGTGGTGCACTTGCACGTAGAGAATCTCATACGAAGACTCCTTCCTCAACTTTAGATGATTTACTTAGTGAAGCAACTATCAACTCTGAATTAGATTCACTACCAGATCTTCAAGAACAGGTGGCTCTCTCTTAA